One Mycolicibacterium sp. ND9-15 genomic window, CCACTTGGTGCGCTTGTCATGTCGCGGCGTTCGAGTTCTTCGGAGGAGTGCCGGCGCGGCTGGTGTGTGACAACCTCAAGACCGGAGTGGACAAACCCGATCTATATGACCCGAAGATCAACCGCTCGTACGCCGAGTTGGCCACCCACTATGGCGCCCTGATCGACCCGGCGCGGGCGTTCAAACCCAAGGACAAGCCCCGAGTGGAACGACCGATGCCGTATGTGCGGGACTCGTTCTGGCGCGGCCGCGACTTCGCGTCGCTGGCCGGGATGCAGGCCGATGCGCTGCGCTGGAGCACCGAGGTGGCCGGCATGCGGCATTCGCGAGCGCTCGAGGGTGCCCAACCGTTGCGGGTGTTCGAGGCGATCGAACGTGACGCATTGATGGCGTTGCCGCCCAGAGCATTTGAACTCACCACCTGGTCGATAGGCACCGTCGGAGTCGATGCGCATCTGAAGGTCGCCAAGGCGCTCTACAGCGTCCCGTGGCGGCTGATCGGACAGCGCCTGCATGCCCGCACCGCCGGCGATATCGTGCAGATCTTCGCAGGTGCCGACGTGGTGGCCACCCACGTGCGCCGCCCGTCTGGGCGATCCACCGACTTCACCCACTACCCGCCGGAAAAGATCGCGTTTGCGATGAAGACCCCGACCTGGTGCCGGCGCACCGCCGAGCTCATCGGGCCGGCCTGCGAGGCGGTGATCACCGAATTCATGACCGATAACGCCATCCATCACCTGCGCTCAGCCCAAGGGGTGCTCGGGCTGCGCGACAAACACGGCTGTGCGCGGCTGGAGGCCGCCTGCGCCCGCGCCATCGAGGTCGGCGACCCGTCCTATCGCACCATCAAGGGCATCCTGATCGCCGGTACCGAACACGGCGACGACGCGCCGACCGGCGGTGGTGCGGCCGCGGCGGCTGGGGCGTTTCTGCGCGGCCCCGAACAGTTCGGCACCCCCGTCGCCTGATCAGTGAATCACTCATCCCCACACCACAATCCAACTATCAAGGAGACACCTGTGTCCATCTGCGACCCAGCACTGCGCAATGCGCTGCGCACCCTGAAACTGTCCGGCATGCTCGACACCCTCGACGCTCGACTGGCCCAAACCCGCGACGGCGGACTCGGCCACCTCGACTTCCTGCAAGCACTCTGCGAGGACGAGATCGCCCGCCGCGAATCGGCCGCCCTGAGGCGACGATTGCGCCGCGCGAAGTTCGAAGCCCAAGCCACCTTCGAAGACTTCGACTTCACCGCCAACCCGAAACTGCCCGGCGCCATGCTGCGCGATCTGGCCGCGCTGCGCTGGCTGGACGCCGGCGAATCGGTCATCCTCTACGGCCCAGTCGGAGTCGGCAAAACCCATGTGGCACAAGCACTCGGACACCACGTCGCCCGCCGAGGCGGCGACGTCCGGTTCGTCAAATGCGCCCGCATGCTCGCCGACCTGGCCGGAGGCCACGCCGACCGCACCATCGGCCAACGCATGCGCGAATACACCCGACCATTGGTATTGATCATCGACGACTTCGCGATGCGTGAGCACACCACCACCCAATCCGACGACCTCTACGATCTGGTCTCCGATCGGGCCATCGCTGGCAAACCCGTGATCCTGACCAGTAACCGCGCCCCCAAGGACTGGTACCCGCTGTTCCCCAACCCGGTCGTCGCCGAATCACTGCTCGACCGGCTCATCAACACCAGCCACCAAATCCTCATGGACGGACCCAGCTACCGGCCCCGGAAACGACCTGGCCACCCCACCAACTAGACACCACCCCGCGGGCACGGTAAGACCAACACCGAGGCCCGCACCTGGGGAATTACGTGACGCCAACCCCTGGGGAATTACGTGACGGACGACACTCGAGCGACCGTGTAGAGCCTTACCGAGCCAATGGATGGAGTATCAGCCGCGAACGAAGATGCTCGAATCACCTCTTTCGCAGAACCTTGACAGCTTCACACGCTATCGTCAATTCTCGTATAGCAGGGTCACTTCGGTAGTGCAGGGAGTGAAGTAACAGGCGAGCAATGATCAATACCTGTGGATGAGCCTCGGCGAGGCGGCCTGAAAGTGGGCGCACCTTCCCGAGGATGATCTTCACGGAATCAGGTATTCGATCAAGACCGGCGTTGGCGCGCTGGTTGGGAAGGTACGCCCATGCTCACGGTAGTTCACGATGCCCAGCAGGCCAACGGCCAGCAGACCGCTGATCGGTCGTTGCTCGACGAGATCGTCCGCGACGGCGCCCGGCAGATGCTGGCCGCCGCGCTGCAGGCCGAGGTCGCCGCCTACGTGGCCCAGTTCGCTGACCAGCTCGACGAGAACGGCCACCGACTGGTGGTGCGCAACGGCTATCACCAGCCGCGTGAGGTGCTCACAGCTGCCGGTGCCGTTGAGGTGAAGGCGCCGCGGGTCAACGACCGCCGTGTCGACCCCGACACGGGCGACCGCCTGCGGTTCTCATCGGCGATCCTGCCGGCGTGGGCACGCAAGTCCCCGCAGGTCAGCGAGGTGCTGCCGCTGCTGTACCTGCACGGGCTGTCGACCAGTGATTTCGGCCCGGCCCTTGAGCAGTTCCTCGGCTCCGGTGCGGGGTTGTCGGCCACCACGATCACCCGCCTGACGGCGCAGTGGCAAGACGAAGCCGCCGCCTTCAGACGCCGGGATCTGTCCAGCACCGACTACGTCTACCTGTGGGTCGACGGTATCCACCTCAAGGTGCGCCTGGACCAGGAGAAGCTGTGCTTGCTGGTGATGCTCGGGGTGCGCGCTGACGGCCGTAAGGAACTCGTGGCAATCACCGACGGCTATCGTGAATCGACGGAGTCCTGGGCTGATCTGCTGCGCGACTGCAAACGCCGCGGGATGACCGCCCCGGTGCTGGCTGTCGGTGACGGCGCACTGGGGTTCTGGAAGGCGGTACGCGAGGTGTTCCCGGCCACACGGGAGCAGCGGTGCTGGTTTCACAAGCAGGCCAATGTCCTTGCCGCCCTGCCGAAATCAGCGCATCCCGCGGCGCTGGCGGCGATCAAGGACATCTACAACGCCGAGGACATCGACAAGGCCCAGATCGCGGTCAAGGCGTTCGAGGCCGACTTCGGTGCCAAGTACCCCAAAGCGGTCGCCAAGATCACCGACGACCTCGACACCCTGCTGGAGTTCTACAAGTATCCGGCCGAGCATTGGATCCACTTGAGGACGACGAATCCGATCGAAAGCACCTTTGCCACAGTACGTTTGAGAACGAAAGTCACCAAGGGGCCGGGATCACGCGCGGCAGGTCTTGCCATGGCCTACAAGCTGATCGACGCCGCCCAAGCCCGCTGGCGGTCCGTCAACGCCCCGCACCTGGTCGCCCTGGTCCGCGCTGGGGCGACCTTCCACAAAGGCAAACTCCTCGAGCGGCCCACTGCCATCACCCCACCGACACCGCCATCAGACGGCGACGCCCAGCAAGCCGGAACGGAGGTCGCCTGAAACACCCCGATCCACAGGTCTTGACAATTCCTCGTAACAGGCTCGACAAGGAGAGGCTGATGGAGCTAGCGCAGAGCTGGCGAGTTACCGGCCCGAGCCCTCACGCAGCAGATGCCGCGTGCAGCCTATATGTCCATCGGCGATTAATACGTGACTGCACTTCGGAGCAATGGCTAGTGCGAACTCCTTTGGTTCGGTTCGTGCACGGGCATAGCACACATCGCGCATTTGCGCGGCAACGGGCGGTAGTCGGGGAGTAGCAATCGAGAGGAGACATGAAATGAATGAGGTTCTGCAATACAGATGGGTAAGACGGCGTCTGGGTGGCGCGACTACCGCTGTTGCGGCGGCGTGCATCGTAGCGTCGGTAGCAGCCGGAGCTGCGGTTGCGCAGCCACCGCCGCCGGATCCGTGTTCTCCGGCCGCCGTGATGCGCGCGCACGCCGAAGCGATGACTCGAATGGCTGACTATCTCGACTCCCGCCCCGACGTTCAACAGGTGTTTGTCGATGCCAGAAGCAAGGCCACACCCCAGGAGCGGCACGGCGTGATTCAAGCGTTCACCGAGAATCACCCAGACGTGGCTGCTGCCTTTCAGAACATCCATCAACCGGTTAAGGATCTGAGTGCGAGATGCGGCTTGCCCATGGGCCCAGGCATGATGCCCGACGGCATGGGGCCAGGTGGTATGGCGCCCGGACAGATGGGTCCCGGCGGCATGGCGCCCGGACAGATGGGTCCCGGCGGCATGGGGCCCGGGCAGATGGCACCTGGAGCGATGCCTGGACAGTGAGTCTTGGCGCTCGTCGCTTAATGACTACGCGAGAGGTGACAGTCGTGCGACATGACGTCACAAGCTCTGAGCGCAATTCATCTTCGGTGGGTGGCTCTCTGCTCACCGGCGAGTATGGCCGAGCGCGGGCATACTTGAGCCGCTAGCGCGTCGCCGGCTGCGCCTGACGACCGACGCTAGTTTTGCTTCGGTCAGCACCGCGGTCGGTCCTGGCAGAAGCATCGCTTCCTCAGGGCCGGCGACCAGCAACGGCATGAATACGGCATTGCCCGATCGCGGCCGTAGAAGGCGTCGCTGTTGAATCCGGAGTGCTCGGCGCCCGTGAGGTGAGCCCGCTGTAGTGGTC contains:
- a CDS encoding hemophore-related protein produces the protein MTRMADYLDSRPDVQQVFVDARSKATPQERHGVIQAFTENHPDVAAAFQNIHQPVKDLSARCGLPMGPGMMPDGMGPGGMAPGQMGPGGMAPGQMGPGGMGPGQMAPGAMPGQ
- the istB gene encoding IS21-like element helper ATPase IstB, with amino-acid sequence MSICDPALRNALRTLKLSGMLDTLDARLAQTRDGGLGHLDFLQALCEDEIARRESAALRRRLRRAKFEAQATFEDFDFTANPKLPGAMLRDLAALRWLDAGESVILYGPVGVGKTHVAQALGHHVARRGGDVRFVKCARMLADLAGGHADRTIGQRMREYTRPLVLIIDDFAMREHTTTQSDDLYDLVSDRAIAGKPVILTSNRAPKDWYPLFPNPVVAESLLDRLINTSHQILMDGPSYRPRKRPGHPTN
- a CDS encoding IS256 family transposase, with the translated sequence MLTVVHDAQQANGQQTADRSLLDEIVRDGARQMLAAALQAEVAAYVAQFADQLDENGHRLVVRNGYHQPREVLTAAGAVEVKAPRVNDRRVDPDTGDRLRFSSAILPAWARKSPQVSEVLPLLYLHGLSTSDFGPALEQFLGSGAGLSATTITRLTAQWQDEAAAFRRRDLSSTDYVYLWVDGIHLKVRLDQEKLCLLVMLGVRADGRKELVAITDGYRESTESWADLLRDCKRRGMTAPVLAVGDGALGFWKAVREVFPATREQRCWFHKQANVLAALPKSAHPAALAAIKDIYNAEDIDKAQIAVKAFEADFGAKYPKAVAKITDDLDTLLEFYKYPAEHWIHLRTTNPIESTFATVRLRTKVTKGPGSRAAGLAMAYKLIDAAQARWRSVNAPHLVALVRAGATFHKGKLLERPTAITPPTPPSDGDAQQAGTEVA
- the istA gene encoding IS21 family transposase — encoded protein: MLDLVELFTHWHAGRSQVQLSASLGIDRKTVRKYLAPAIADGIEPGGEALSADQWAELIGGWFPELSDPGARASTWPLIAPHEDRIEAWLDADVTVATIAQRLRDDHGVAASESSVRRWIATHFADEVARERVSVPRGPVDPGSEAQIDYGRLGMWFDPSAARRVAVWAFVMVLSCSRHLFVRPVIRMDQTTWCACHVAAFEFFGGVPARLVCDNLKTGVDKPDLYDPKINRSYAELATHYGALIDPARAFKPKDKPRVERPMPYVRDSFWRGRDFASLAGMQADALRWSTEVAGMRHSRALEGAQPLRVFEAIERDALMALPPRAFELTTWSIGTVGVDAHLKVAKALYSVPWRLIGQRLHARTAGDIVQIFAGADVVATHVRRPSGRSTDFTHYPPEKIAFAMKTPTWCRRTAELIGPACEAVITEFMTDNAIHHLRSAQGVLGLRDKHGCARLEAACARAIEVGDPSYRTIKGILIAGTEHGDDAPTGGGAAAAAGAFLRGPEQFGTPVA